In Cololabis saira isolate AMF1-May2022 chromosome 1, fColSai1.1, whole genome shotgun sequence, the following proteins share a genomic window:
- the LOC133445683 gene encoding E3 ubiquitin-protein ligase TRIM21-like, which yields MSAGSNLRSADQFLCSICLDVFTDPVTTPCGHNFCKTCITHHWDVNVLYKCPICQETFNTRPQLKVNTFIREMVSEFRREAQQKSSSSSSEQQAAEPGEVPCDVCTGTRLKALKSCLVCLLSYCEIHLEPHLTASRLKRHQLVEPVENLEDRICTKHDKPLELFCKTDQTCVCMLCPVLDHKTHEFVPLREEYEGKKADLEKTEAEIQQMIQKRRLKIQEIKESLKISNDAADREKAEGVQVFTDLKESVERRLKEFMKEMEDKQKTAEKQAEDFIKDLEQEICELKKRSSEVEQLSRSEDHLHLLQRFSSLKDAPPTKNWTEVRVHPPSYEGTVVRAVDQLEKNLREKMKKLFEAELRRIQQFEVDVTLDPDTAHPGLILSDDGKQVYDDDVEKNLPDNEERFCTCVGVLGKQSFSSSRFYFEVQVKAKTEWDVGVARESVNRKGQITLSPQDGSWTVWLRNGNEYEANDRPSVRLHLSSPPEKLGVFVDYEEGLVSFHDVDTAALIYSFTGCSFREKLHPYFSPLLNNGGKNSAPLIICPVNQTV from the coding sequence ATGTCTGCTGGCAGCAACCTGAGATCTGCAGATCAGTTCCTGTGCTCCATCTGTCTGGATGTGTTCACTGATCCAGTCACCACACCATGTGGACACAACTTCTGTAAAACCTGCATCACTCATCACTGGGATGTTAATGTTCTCTACAAGTGTCCCATATGTCAGGAGACCTTCAACACCAGACCTCAACTGAAAGTCAACACCTTCATCAGAGAGATGGTTTCTGAGTTCAGACGTGAAGCTCAACAgaaatccagcagcagcagctcagagcaACAAGCTGCAGAACCAGGAGAAGTTCCCTGTGACGTCTGCACTGGAACCAGACTGAAGGCCCTGAAGTCCTGCCTGGTGTGTCTGCTGTCCTACTGTGAGATTCACCTGGAGCCTCATCTGACAGCTTCACGTCTGAAAAGACATCAGCTGGTGGAGCctgtggagaacctggaggacaggatttgtacgaagcaCGATAAACCTCTGGAGTTGTTCTGTAAGACCGACCAGACATGTGTCTGCATGCTCTGCCCTGTTTTAGACCACAAGACTCATGAGTTTGTTCCTCTGAGAGAAGaatatgaaggaaagaaggcagaTCTGGAGAAGACAGAGGCTGAGATtcagcagatgatccagaagagACGACTGAAGATTCAGGAGATCAAAGAGTCTCTGAAGATCAGTAACGATGctgcagacagagagaaagCAGAAGGTGTTCAGGTCTTCACTGATCTGAAGGAGTCTGTTGAGAGACGTCTGAAGGAGTTCATGAAGGAGatggaagacaaacagaaaactgcagagaaacaGGCTGAAGACTTCATCAAAGatctggaacaggaaatctGTGAGCTGAAGAAGAGGAGCTCTGAGGTGGAGCAGCTCTCACGCTCTGAAGatcacctccacctcctccaaagATTCTCATCCCTGAAAGATGCTCCACCCACCAAGAACTGGACAGAGGTCAGAGTCCATCCACCTTCATATGAGGGGACTGTGGTGAGAGCTGTGGACCAGCTGGAGAAGAACCTCAGAGAAAAGATGAAGAAGCTGTTTGAAGCTGAGCTGAGGAGGATCCAGCAGTTTGAAGTTGATGTGACTCTTGATCCTGATACAGCACATCCTGGACTCATCCTGTCTGATGATGGAAAACAAGTGTATGATGATGATGTGGAAAAGAATCTTCCAGATAATGAAGAAAGGTTCTGTACATGTGTTGGTGTTTTAGGAAAACAGAGTTTCTCTTCAAGCAGATTTTACTTTGAGGTTCAGGTTAAAGCAAAGACTGAATGGGATGTTGGAGTGGCCAGAGAGTCGGTCAACAGGAAGGGACAAATAACACTGAGTCCTCAGGATGGTTCCTGGACTGTTTGGCTGAGAAATGGAAATGAGTATGAAGCTAATGATCGTCCTTCAGTCCGTCTCCATCTCAGTTCTCCTCCTGAGAAGTTGGGGGTGTTTGTGGATTATGAGGAGGGTCTGGTCTCCTTTCATGATGTAGATACTGCAGCACTTATCTACTCCTTTActggctgctccttcagggagaAACTCCACCCGTATTTCAGTCCCTTACTCAATAATGGAGGTAAAAACTCTGCTCCTCTGATAATCTGTCCTGtcaatcaaactgtctga